Proteins encoded together in one Verrucomicrobiia bacterium window:
- a CDS encoding DNA topoisomerase IV subunit A, whose product MADRSQGDVPAGTPASATHPRPSHPLHQRMDRSFLEYASYVIRDRAIPNLADGLKPVQRRILWVMRRMDDGKLHKVASIAGDTMKYHPHGDASIEDALVVLTNKRYLIEGQGNFGNVFTGDPPAAARYIEARLTELARTELFHDDLTEFVPTYDGRHQEPVTLPCKIPLLLMLGTEGIAVGLSARILPHNFIELLEAQVAILQNKPFKVVPDFQTGGLMDAREYADGKGSVRVRARIRVKDDDTVIITEIPTGTTTESIVGSIEDAARKGKLKVRAIHDFTAEKVEIAVEVPKGVDPQKLVDALYAFTQCELAISSRLVVIRDNRPVEMTVSEVLRANTEQLVTLLRRELELTRDRLDLELHQKTLVQLFVEHRIYQRIESARTAAAVSKAIHEGFKPLRAEMRRDLTDDDVEMLLRVPIRRISLFDIQQHRDEMTRIQADLAKTLKHLKNVPAFAIGRLKGLIEKYGPVFPRLTRSGRFDEVEAKEAAFKSFKVTYDRDSGYLGYKVNGDEFTLMCSKFDKLLVVYRDGRYRVIELPEKLFVGAEVLFVGPPERDRVFTVAYSTREATWIKRFTFGGTILGKDYQLCPEPKAKILFFAADTPERIYIKYKPAPYQRVSQQTAKPAELTVKTARARGNQVSIKEVASIQAKQPRNWDADAPTTELRFV is encoded by the coding sequence ATGGCTGACCGGTCCCAGGGCGACGTGCCGGCGGGGACGCCGGCGTCCGCCACCCATCCACGTCCGTCGCATCCGCTGCATCAGCGGATGGACCGGAGTTTTCTCGAGTACGCCAGCTATGTGATTCGCGACCGGGCGATTCCGAATCTGGCGGACGGGTTGAAGCCGGTGCAGCGGCGGATCCTGTGGGTGATGCGCCGGATGGACGACGGGAAGCTGCACAAGGTGGCGAGCATCGCCGGGGACACGATGAAGTACCACCCGCACGGGGACGCCTCGATCGAGGACGCCCTGGTGGTGCTGACCAACAAGCGGTACCTGATCGAGGGGCAGGGGAACTTCGGGAACGTCTTCACCGGCGATCCGCCGGCCGCCGCGCGGTACATCGAGGCGCGGCTCACCGAACTGGCCAGGACGGAGCTGTTCCATGACGACCTGACGGAGTTCGTGCCGACCTACGACGGGCGGCACCAGGAGCCGGTGACCCTGCCGTGCAAGATCCCGCTGCTGCTGATGCTGGGGACGGAGGGCATTGCGGTGGGGTTGTCCGCGCGGATCCTGCCGCACAATTTCATCGAACTTCTCGAGGCCCAGGTGGCCATCCTCCAGAACAAGCCGTTCAAGGTGGTGCCTGACTTCCAGACCGGCGGCCTGATGGACGCGCGGGAGTATGCGGACGGGAAGGGGTCGGTGCGGGTGCGGGCGCGGATCCGGGTGAAGGACGACGACACGGTGATCATCACCGAGATCCCCACCGGGACGACCACGGAGTCGATCGTGGGATCGATCGAGGACGCGGCGCGCAAGGGCAAGCTCAAGGTGCGGGCGATCCACGATTTCACGGCGGAGAAGGTGGAGATCGCGGTCGAGGTGCCGAAGGGGGTGGACCCGCAGAAGCTGGTCGATGCGTTGTACGCCTTCACCCAGTGCGAACTGGCGATCTCGAGCCGGCTGGTGGTCATCCGGGACAACCGGCCGGTGGAGATGACGGTGTCCGAGGTGTTGCGGGCGAACACCGAACAGCTGGTGACGCTGTTGCGGCGGGAGCTGGAGCTGACGCGGGACCGGCTGGACCTGGAGCTGCATCAAAAGACCCTGGTGCAATTGTTTGTCGAGCACCGGATCTACCAGCGGATCGAATCGGCGCGGACGGCGGCGGCGGTGTCGAAGGCGATCCACGAGGGGTTCAAGCCGCTGCGAGCGGAGATGCGGCGGGACCTGACGGACGACGATGTGGAGATGCTCCTGCGGGTGCCGATCCGGCGGATCTCGCTGTTCGACATCCAGCAGCACCGGGACGAGATGACGCGGATCCAGGCCGACCTGGCGAAGACGTTGAAGCATCTGAAGAACGTCCCCGCCTTTGCCATCGGGCGGTTGAAGGGGCTGATCGAGAAGTACGGACCTGTGTTTCCGCGGCTGACCCGTTCGGGGCGTTTCGACGAGGTGGAGGCGAAGGAGGCGGCGTTCAAGTCGTTCAAGGTCACGTACGACCGGGACAGCGGGTACCTCGGGTACAAGGTGAACGGGGACGAGTTCACCCTGATGTGCTCGAAGTTCGACAAGCTGCTGGTGGTGTATCGGGACGGGCGTTACCGGGTGATCGAACTGCCCGAGAAACTGTTCGTGGGGGCGGAGGTGCTGTTTGTCGGGCCGCCCGAGCGGGACCGGGTGTTCACGGTGGCCTACTCGACGCGGGAGGCCACGTGGATCAAACGGTTCACCTTCGGCGGCACGATCCTGGGCAAGGACTACCAGCTCTGTCCGGAACCCAAGGCGAAGATACTCTTCTTCGCCGCAGACACGCCGGAACGGATCTACATCAAGTACAAGCCGGCGCCGTATCAGCGGGTGAGCCAGCAGACCGCCAAGCCCGCCGAGTTGACGGTCAAGACGGCCCGGGCCCGGGGGAACCAGGTTTCGATCAAGGAAGTCGCCAGCATCCAGGCGAAGCAGCCGCGGAACTGGGACGCCGACGCGCCGACGACGGAACTGCGGTTTGTGTGA